A window of the Candidatus Bipolaricaulota bacterium genome harbors these coding sequences:
- a CDS encoding outer membrane protein assembly factor, which translates to MKLTALVIIGLLLAIGVAAFAADFPVTVSAIAVEGNDKISTHDILAVVKFHPGDEITAADLKKASQAIY; encoded by the coding sequence ATGAAACTGACCGCGTTGGTGATCATCGGACTGTTGTTGGCGATAGGAGTGGCGGCATTTGCCGCCGATTTTCCCGTCACCGTATCCGCGATAGCGGTGGAGGGAAACGACAAGATCTCCACCCATGATATTCTCGCCGTGGTGAAGTTTCACCCCGGGGACGAGATCACAGCGGCGGATCTCAAGAAGGCGTCCCAAGCGATTTACGA
- a CDS encoding YifB family Mg chelatase-like AAA ATPase, with translation MFSKLLSAVISGIEAAIVEVQCDVANGLPAFQVVGLPEKEVSESRERIRSAVKNSGFSFPARRITANLAPADLRKEGVGFDLPIALGIMIAAGEIPPPDRRYLIVGELSLDGEVRRVRGMLPIAIAAAEDGLDGIIVPAGNAAEAGLVEGIRIYPVRTLQEAAGFLSGEVVIEPFSVDREGLLDRSAAPPVIDLAEIKGQEQAKRALEIAAAGGHNLLMIGPPGAGKSLLARALPGILPPLSFEEALEVTRIYSIAGLLDPDTPLVTRRPFRAPHHTISYAGMVGGGHGTPGPGEITLAHHGVLFLDELPEFDRRVLETLRQPLEDRSILISRAGVAVRYPASFTLVAAMNPCPCGHLGDPVHPCTCSPYEIRRYRKRLSGPFLDRIDLFVDVPRLTREELLSRPRGESSESVRARVIAARRIQWDRMKGRSGRFSNAQLDPREVARYCALEKEAKGLLELAIDRFALSARGYTRVLKVARTIADLEGSEKIRDAHIAEAIQYRASDDLA, from the coding sequence ATGTTCTCTAAGCTTCTTTCTGCTGTAATCTCCGGGATCGAGGCGGCGATCGTCGAGGTGCAGTGCGATGTGGCAAACGGACTCCCGGCTTTCCAGGTGGTCGGGCTCCCGGAGAAGGAGGTGAGCGAGAGCCGCGAGCGGATCCGGAGCGCGGTCAAGAACTCCGGGTTCTCCTTCCCGGCCCGTCGGATCACCGCCAACCTCGCCCCGGCCGACCTGCGCAAGGAAGGAGTTGGTTTCGACCTGCCGATTGCCCTTGGGATCATGATCGCAGCCGGAGAGATCCCTCCCCCGGACCGGCGCTACCTGATCGTGGGGGAGCTCTCCCTGGACGGAGAGGTGCGGCGGGTGCGGGGGATGCTCCCGATCGCGATCGCCGCCGCTGAGGACGGACTGGACGGTATCATCGTTCCGGCTGGGAACGCTGCCGAGGCGGGGCTGGTAGAGGGGATTCGGATCTACCCGGTGCGCACTCTGCAGGAGGCGGCTGGCTTTCTGTCCGGGGAAGTGGTGATCGAACCGTTCTCCGTCGATCGGGAGGGGCTGCTCGACCGGAGCGCGGCACCCCCGGTGATCGACCTGGCGGAGATAAAGGGGCAGGAGCAGGCGAAACGCGCGCTCGAGATCGCCGCCGCCGGGGGGCACAACCTACTGATGATCGGCCCTCCAGGAGCAGGAAAGAGCTTGCTCGCCCGCGCCCTGCCCGGGATCCTTCCCCCGCTCTCGTTCGAAGAAGCGCTCGAGGTGACGCGGATCTACTCCATCGCCGGGCTGCTCGACCCCGACACCCCGCTCGTGACGAGGCGGCCGTTTCGCGCTCCCCACCACACCATCTCCTATGCCGGGATGGTCGGAGGCGGGCACGGGACCCCGGGCCCGGGGGAGATCACCCTTGCCCACCACGGGGTCCTGTTCCTGGATGAGCTCCCGGAGTTCGACCGCCGCGTCCTCGAGACCCTGCGCCAGCCGCTCGAGGACCGCTCGATCCTGATCTCCCGCGCCGGAGTGGCGGTGCGGTATCCCGCCAGCTTCACCCTGGTTGCCGCGATGAACCCGTGCCCGTGCGGTCATCTCGGTGATCCGGTTCACCCGTGCACGTGCAGTCCGTACGAGATCCGACGCTATCGCAAGCGCCTCTCCGGGCCGTTCCTCGATAGGATCGATCTGTTCGTTGATGTTCCCCGTCTCACCCGGGAGGAGCTCCTCTCTCGACCGCGTGGGGAGTCGTCCGAATCGGTCCGCGCTAGAGTGATCGCCGCCCGCCGGATACAATGGGATAGAATGAAGGGTCGGTCGGGGCGGTTCTCCAACGCCCAGCTCGATCCGCGTGAGGTTGCTCGGTACTGCGCCTTGGAGAAGGAGGCGAAGGGGCTGTTGGAACTGGCGATAGATCGGTTCGCGCTCAGCGCGCGGGGCTACACCCGCGTGCTCAAGGTGGCACGGACGATCGCTGATCTAGAAGGCTCAGAGAAGATCAGGGACGCGCATATCGCGGAAGCGATCCAATACCGGGCAAGTGACGACCTAGCATAG